GATTTTATATCGGTCAACACCGCGCCAAACAGGTTGCTGGTTTTTACCGATCCCGATAATATATCCAGCACATCGGGCACAATCTTTACTTCCACATCCAGGTCACTCAACCTGTCCACCACGCGTTCCACCTGCACTTTTTCCTCTTTATCCAGGGCCACCACCACCAGTTTTATATCCCGTTCGCCAATCACTTTTTCCATGTCCTGCAGCCAGCCATGCCAGGGTATATGTTTACTGATGCCATTGGGTTCGCCCACGCTTACATACCCGGTGTAATGATAGCCTGCAGTCCGCAATCCGTCGCGGGTATCAATGTAGATCTTTTCGGCCACATGATTACCGCCTACCAGCAAAGTATTAAAACGCATGTGGCCCTGCACCAGTTGTTTTTTTACCAGGTTCAGCAAAATCACCCTGAGCGACCAGGTGAACACCCACTGGGCAAACACATAGGCCGAGAGGGCTTTATAAAAATAGGTATAATCCTTTTGCGGGTCGTTGATTACAATGGCAAAGAAAATGGTGGTGCACCCAATAATACAACAAAGCAGGGTTATCAGAAATTCATTTAACCTTCCTTTATTATACAGGGAGTGATAGGCGCCAACCAGCGCGTACAGGAAGATCCAGGTAAGAGGAACTAAAGTGATGCCAAACCAGAAGCGGTTATTGAGGTAGATCTCGTGTTCAAAGAAAAGATTTTCGTGTAACAAATACCGCCGGGTAAAGTACAGAACGATCCAGGCCATTGTGGCTGCCAAGTAGTCGCCAAGCAGGTACCAGGTACTATGGATACGTTTAACGGAAAGCATCAGTAGGGTTACACTGTGATATTATTGTTTTTGATCTTTTGTAAAATCTGGTGTGCTACATCCATGGCCCGGTATCCATCTACTTCAGATACCGCCGTGGGTGTATTGTTCAGTATCGCATCGCGAAAAGATTCCAATTCTCTTTTTATCGCGTTCACTTCGGGCACCTGGGGATTTACCACCGCAATGGTCTTTTTACCATACTGGGTATCCAGGTCGAAGGAAAAGGCGTCAACATCCTGGGGTGACTTTAACTTGATGATCTCCGACTTCTTGTTCAGAAAGTCGATCCCAATGTAAGCATCTTTTTGGAAAACGCGCATCTTTCGCATTTTCTTCATCGAAATCCGGCTGGAAGTGAGATTGGCCACACAGCCGTTGTTGAACTCTATGCGTACATTGGCAATGTCAGGGGTATCGGTCATTACCGCCACGCCGCTGGCCGAGATCTGCTTTACTTCACTCTTCACCAGGCTCAGGATAATGTCTATATCGTGAATCATCAGATCCAGGATAACGCTCACTTCGGTACCCCGTACATTGAACTGCGCCAGGCGGTGCACTTCAATAAACATGGGGTTCAGGTCCATTTGTTTTACTGCTAAAAATGCGGGGTTGAACCGCTCCACATGCCCTACCTGCAACTTGATACGCGATTCCTGCACCAGGTTCACCAGTTCCTGGGCCTCCTGCATGGTATGGGCCATTGGTTTTTCCAGGAACACGTGTTTGCCTTTTCTGATGGCCTGTTTGGCAAGCCCGAAATGCTGTTGGGTGGGCGCAATAACGTCTATAACATCCACGGCATCTATAAGCCGTTCAACATCCAGAAAACGGGGAATCTGGTACTTTTCTGTAACATCCTGGGCGGCATCGTCGTTGGGATCGTAAAATCCCACCACCTCTACCTCTTTGATTTCCTTCCAGTTATTCAAATGAAACTTCCCAAGATGTCCTACACCGAATACACCGATCTTTAGCATATATACAATTAAAGGCGCAAAGATAACAGGATGCGCCTTCTATTGAAACGCTTTTTTACTACCACTAATTGTATTGGATGTTAACAACTTACCGGGTTTCAAGTTCCAGGTTCCAGGTTCTCTGAACTCTGAACCCGGAACTCCGAACTCCGAACCCGGAACTCGGAACTTGGAACTCGGAACTCCGAACCCGGAACTGAAAACCGGGAAAAATTATTTAACGAGGGATGACTTACTCTGGTAAGCATTATTGGAGGCATAAATAAACAAACAGCTTCCTTCTTTGAGCAGGTCTATTAAAGGTTGGGAAACCTCGGGCGCTACGGCGGGGCAGCCCCAGCTGCGGCCGATATAACCCTGGCTGTTGATGAGATCTTCACTTACATAGTCGGCCCCATGGATCACAATGCCCCGCTTCATGGCGTAGTCATTGATGCCTTTTTCCATGCCCAGCAATTTCAGCGAATAACCGTTACTGCCATTGTAGGCCATGCCTGTTACATAAAAACCCAGGCTGCTTTTGTTGCTCGACATTTTATTACTGAAGCTGATGGCCTTGTCCTTTCCGGTTTTCATCCCATGGGCCACATACGTATTGTATAACAACTGATAGGTGTTCAGGTCAATCACATACAGCCTTTTGTTTATGCTGGGCTGACTGAAATCAACAATCGCCAGCAGGTTGTCTTTGATGTGTTTGGTTTTAACCAGTTTGGCCATGCCTTTCAGGGCCATGGTAAATACTTTTTTCGACAAACCCATTTCCTGTAAATGCAGGCTGTCGTACACATTCAGTTTGCTTACGATGGAAAATATATGCGAAGTAAGGGAGGCGCCTGCTGAGGTATCGGAGTGTACCGAATACGGGCCATTGGCCGTTCTTTCACCTGCCAGGGCTGGGGTGAAAGCCGATTGTAAAGCTACAACGCCTACCAACAGGAACAGGCATAGCCGTTTTCCCGGTATTTCGATTAATGGTTTTTGCATGGGCCGAACAGAATCTTTTAAAAATAGCCCTTTTACCCAACAATAACCAGTCCGGGAGTGGATTTTGTGGAAAACTTATCCAAGTTCCAGGTTCAGAGTTCCAAGTTCAGAGTTCCGAGTTCCAAGTTCCGAGTTCAGAGTTCCGAGTTCAGAGTTCCGGGTTCAGAGTTCCAGGTTCCGAGTTCAGAGTTCCGAGTTCAGAGTTCGGAGTTCGGAGTTCAGAGTTGCCGCGCTGAGGGCTTTTGGCTTTATGCTTGCAGCTTACAGCTTACGTGGATTTATCCTTATTAAACAGGTAATTCACTACTACATAGAAGAATCCAAACACATTAGCGGTGGTAGTGGTAATCAGGGCTATCAGCACGCCATCGCTCAGGTGAAACGCCTTGCGGCTGCATTGCACCACGATGAATAACACCAGGAACATCCACAATACGGTGATGGCAAAAATAATGATGCTGAACACTTTACGCGCCATGTTATCATCCAACAGCCTTTTCAGCTGCGCCCTGGCGAACTCCTCCTCCATGTCTAATCCTTTCACCTCTTTTACGTTCGCCTCCCTGGTATCCACCCTGGTATTGGTGGTATCCTCTAATAATGGCTGCAAAAGATCCTTTGCCCTGTTTACAGGAGCAACGTCAGAATTGGAAGGTATATTCATCAGGCCCGGATAAGCAATTTTTCGAAGTATTGTTTAATATCGGTGTTGCTGATAGGGGTATCTTTTACTTCGGGCACATACACCTTCGACCATGGACCATCGGGCTGATGTGTCCAATTGCTAAGGCTCATAGCGGAGAAATCTTTTAAGACTTCCCAGGCATAGTTGATGGTATCGAGGGCCTGGGCATTGAGCTTTAACGGGGGCGTAAAACTTGGGCTGGGCGTAAACTCAATGGTATCGGTGATGGGCCTGCTGCCGTATAATTTAAAGTTCTGATATATTTCGGGGATTACCGGGCCGTACATCCAGGCCTGGAAGGTTTCAGTGATAAGCGGGGTATGGTATTTGGCAAGATGTACCCCCTGTGCAAAATATACCAGCTTTTGCAACTTCATTTGGGTTACAAACTTCCCCTCATCGATGCCTTTTTTTACAAAGGCAAAGGCTATCAGTGATGCGGGATAAGACATGGTTATACCTGGTTTTTTGATTTTCCAAATATAAGCATTTATTTTTAATTACTAATTTCCTTAGCGCAAAACAGCTGTAAGCTGTAAGCTGTAAGCAAGCTGTAAGCTGTAAGCTGTAAGCTGTAAGCTGTAAGCTGTAAGCCGTCGCGGCAACGGAAACAGCTGTAAGCGCTGCCGCGCAGTGGTGTATTGCTTACAGCTTATGGCTTACAGCTTATAGCCTTCACCTGTAAACCACCACAGCCCGTTATCTTTACAATTTTTCCCCTATTATGGAATACAACACATTACGATAATGCTCACTGCAGGGCAACTCCGTTTCTCCCAGCAACACCGCCTTACGGGAAACCGTATCTACTTTTCGTAAAGAAATGATATACGACCGGTGAATGCGGATGAACTCATCGTGCGGCAGGCGGTTCTCGAAGTACTTGAGGCTTTGCAACGTAACAAATGGCTTCTTGCTGTCTACCAGGTGAATTTTGGTATAATCTTTCAGGCCTTCCAGGTACAGGATGTCGCTGTAAAAGATCTTCTGGATCTTGTGCGAGGTTTTTATAAACAGGAAGTCGTCTTTCTTCAACACGGATTTCGCCTTTCTATAGCTGATATACTCATACGCTTTATTTACGGCGGCCATAAACCGGTCGAAGGGAACAGGCTTTAATAAATAATCGATGGCATCCAGTTCAAATCCTTCCACCGCAAACTCATTGTGCGCCGTAACAAAGATCACGGCCGGTTTTTTATTCAGGGTTTTCAAAAACTGGGTACCGCTCAGGTCGGGCATGCGGATATCCAGCAATACCAGGTCAATTTCTTCTTTTTCAAAATAGGGGAACGCTGCCACCGGCCCCTCACAACGGGCTACCAGGTTCAAATACGGGACCTTTTGAATAAAATCTTCTAACAGGTCGAGCGCCCAGGGTTCATCATCGATAATGAGACAATTAACTTTCATGGTCCAATTCAATTTTCAGATTAACAATATACAGGTGATCGGTCTCCATCACATCCAGGTGATGGCGGTTGGGGTACAATACATCCAGCCTTCTGTGGGCATTGATGAGCCCTACCCCACCGGTGGCCTCCCTGTTTAACCGGTTAATGGCGTTTCCCACTGTTAGCGATAGCTCCTTACCCGTAACGGCAATGGCTATTTTTATTTCTGATGGTGCGGTGTAACTGATTCCGTGTTTAAAGGCATTTTCAATGAACGTGATCAACAGCAGCGGCGCAATCGACAACCCGGCTACCCCGCCGGTTACGTTGTATTGAACCGTAATGTTCTTCGATAACCGCAATTGCTGCAGGTCGATGTAATTGCTGATGTACTCCAGGTCCTGCGACAAACAAATTTTTTCAGTGGCCGAATCGTACAGTACATACCGCATAATGCGCGAGAACTTCAAAATGCTGTGCTCGGTTTGTTCCGATCTAAAATGCGCCTGCGAATAAATACTGTTTAGTGTATTGAACAGGAAATGCGGGTTTATCTGCAGTTTCAGAAAATTCAGTTCTGCATTCAGCCGTTCGTTCTCCAGTATTTTTTTCTGTTTCTCACTAATGAACAGCGAATGCGCCAGTTTTATAGTTCCGCTTAACAACAGGATAACAATTCCCGAGCTCAGCGCATCTTTCAACGCAATCATGTACAGCATGCGCGGGTATGGTTCATGCACAAATGGCGGCGGCACTTCCTCATCAGTACCCGGCATATTTACCTGCACGGCCCCATTTACGTTAGTACCCGTCCCAAACTGAAAACCAGGCAACCGCGTTGCTTTGGCCATCACCGGCCGGGATGACATACGTTCAAACTGCGGAAACCGTTTGGCAAGTGTCTTTAAAACATATATTTCCAGACTGAGCTGCTGAATGCATAAGATGGCCAGTGCGGCCAGCAGGTTTAAAACATAGGGAACTATTTTCCGGTCGCGGAATAAGCGGGGTAACAAATAATAAAAATTAAGATAGAATAACCCGATGAGGAAGGACTTATTGATGATCTCGCGATAGTAAAAACTCGCATCCGGGATGCGGATACGGTAAATGAACAGGGGCACAATGAGAAACAGGCCCCAGAGCAAAACATGCACGCTAACTACCAGCAGTTTGAGTTTAACTGTTTTTACCGGTTTAAACCCCAGCAAAGATGCAAGGGCTGCCCGGATCTTGTCCTTCGTCATTACTTCGGTTGAGCACTTGAGACGCCAGGACGTTGCGTCTGCTTTTGCCCAAAGAAGGGATGAGTACCTGACTTTATACTTTCTATAACATTTTGGGCTTCGGCTTGTGCAGCCGATTCGGTGGGATAGCCATCATAGCCCGATTTGCCGGGCTGCATGGGCTGATGGATCACGATGTGGGTATCAACCAGGATATCGTAGCCCCAGCCATGACCGGTGTGAAAAGTGGAGTAATGTAAGGTATGGGCGGGAGGGGCTGGTTTCTTTTTAACCAGGATATAAAAAGTACTGCCGGCAGCAATTACTAAAGCTGCCAGCAGTACAAATATTTGATGTTTACTAATTGTCCGTTGTAATAACACTGATAGTAGGTTGCCATTCGTACATGTTATCAAAAGGCGCAGTACCACTGCGGCCGGCCATTACAAAACCACGGGTACCGTTGGCCAGGGCAAAGCCTAAAGCGCCGGTACGGGCAGTTCCTTCAAAGGCAGTCTTTTCAGTCCATTGGTCAGCAGCAGGATCGTACTCCCAGGTATGAGAGTTCAGGCTTCCGTTTTCACCAGTGGCCAGGTAACCTTTACCATTCATTACAAAACCAACGCCATTGTAACGGATGATGGAAGTGTATTTATCATCGTAGCTCTGGTCGCTTACGTTGGTGAGTTTTTTCAGTTGGGTCCAGGTATCGCCGGCCGGGTCATACACCTGCATATCGTTCTGGGCAGTACCATTGTTATTACCACTGATCAGGTATACTTTACCATCGATGGTGAAAGTTTGCGCATCTTTTCTTTTGGCGCCGCTGATGCCGGCTTTTTGGGTCCAGCTGTCGGCAGCCTGGTTGTATTGCCAAACATCTTTCAGGTAGTTGTCGTCGTAACCGCAGGCAACATAAGCATTACCACCGGCAACAAACGCAGTAGCATCAACACGCGCAGTACCGCCGAATGGATTTCTGGGCGCCCAGCCATTGCTGTCTACACTGTATTGCCAGAAGTCGCCGGTATACACTGCGTTCAGATCGTAACCAAGTCCTACATAACCTTTTTTACCCAGGGCGAAAGCAACGGCTGAACTGCGCACGCCACCAGGGAAATCTTTGATCTTTGTCCAGTATCTTTTATCAAGGGAATATTTCCAGAAGTCTTGAAAACGTTTGGTATCAGATAAACCAGTGCCAACAAACACCGTGTCGGCAATTTGGAACAACACCGCTTCGCTACGGGCAGGACCGTCAAAATAATCACTGATTGCCCAGTTACCCACTAAGTCGCTTGAACTGCTGGAACTCTTATTACAAGCAGTGTTAATGAGCAGTGGTGCTGTAGCAATCACAAGGGCCAGGGAGTAAACTAGAACATTCTTCATTTTAAGTTTTTTAAAATTCTGTTTTTTTAAAACATTGCCAGTGACCCGGGTAAGCCGATTTGCCCTGGTCACGGCCGGCATTTTCACATGCGTCAGTTTTTAATTTTATAATTCGGCAGGTAAAAATATTTCTGTGTACTTCAAACAATTTTATAAAATAGATCAACCAGGTTATCGAATCGACCAACCCGTTGTTTTGCCCTGAAAACAACATTTCCTGGTAAAAAGCTGCAAGCTTACATAAACAACCAACATGTTAAGAGCTGTAAACCATAAGATTAACCAAGTATTAACATTTTTCAACACCCGCTTCATTTTCCTATGCTCACATTTGCAACGCCAGACCCGATAATTATTCCTTTTATCGGGAACTTTCCGGTGCTTATTATAAATTTGCAAATTTGCACAAAATTGGTCGCACAAATGAAATTTAGTTTCCGGCGGCAAAAATAATCGCTTCGCCGATTATTCCCTGCCAATAATATATAATAACAAAATTTCGTGACCGCTGCCTGATAAATTGCATTGACCGCCGGATCTGCCAAGGCTACCGCGGGCGAGGCAAGCTATAGCATCGGAGCAGTAAATGAACACAAAGAGGTGTTAAAATGAAAACAAATATTGCCAAATACAGGGGGTGTAACCCTTATATTCCATTACTTTACACCCCGGAAAACCCAACCCAGGTTGGGAATGAGCCTATTGCCTGAACCTTAAAACCTTGATTTCAGCTTAAAAATTCACTCACTAACCATAATATGCGTATACACAAAAGGGTACCTTTCATTCTGACTTACTGCTTTCTGTTTACCAGCCTGCTGTCATCGTGTTATAAAAAAGATGTGCAGGTAGGTGATGAACTCGCTGAAAGCCATACCCGCATTATAACTATCGATACGGTTTCTGTGCTATTATCGGACTACGTACTGGATTCGTTTACCACCAACAACAACAACTTCGCCCTGATAGGCAATTTTTTCGATACTTATACAGGTAAAACGGTTGCCGGCACTGTTATTCAGCCCGGGCTGCCCACCATCAGCGAAGATGTGGCTACCCTGATGCCTAAAAGCGCCGTATTCGACTCCCTGGTGTTGTATATGCGCCCCAGCGGTTATTACTACGGCGATACCACCAAACCCTTCGCCATCCAGGTGAATGAACTGGCCGATCAGCCTCAATATTCAACCCTTACCTATACATTCAACACAACAAATGTATCGCTGAAGCCCGATCCGGCGCTGGCTACCTTTTCACAGGTGATCAGGCCCACGCCCCGCGATACCGTGCGCATCGTATTTCCCAAAGCCATCGGACAGGCCTGGTACGACATGATCCGGAACAAGGATACCCGGTTCGCCAGCGAAACCAATTTCCTGGATTTCTTCAAAGGCATTTACATTCAACCCGCCAACAATACCGGCGCCGCCGTTTATGGCTTTAACCTGGCCGATAGCAGCGTTCGCCTGCGGATGCATTTTCACCAGACCCTTCCGGCCAAAACCGATAAATTCCTTGATTTCATCATCACCCGTACCGGTAACCAGTATAACCGCATTATCACCGACCGTACCGGCACCATGCTGGAGCCTGTGACAAAAGGCCAGCATGATTTTTATCCAAC
The Niastella koreensis GR20-10 genome window above contains:
- a CDS encoding exopolysaccharide biosynthesis polyprenyl glycosylphosphotransferase, translating into MLSVKRIHSTWYLLGDYLAATMAWIVLYFTRRYLLHENLFFEHEIYLNNRFWFGITLVPLTWIFLYALVGAYHSLYNKGRLNEFLITLLCCIIGCTTIFFAIVINDPQKDYTYFYKALSAYVFAQWVFTWSLRVILLNLVKKQLVQGHMRFNTLLVGGNHVAEKIYIDTRDGLRTAGYHYTGYVSVGEPNGISKHIPWHGWLQDMEKVIGERDIKLVVVALDKEEKVQVERVVDRLSDLDVEVKIVPDVLDILSGSVKTSNLFGAVLTDIKSGLMPQWQQNIKRVLDVTIALLGIILLLPLILYVIIRVKMCSPGPVFYLQERIGYKGRPFNIYKFRSMYHEAELNGPQLSSATDKRVTPWGRVMRKWRLDELPQLWNILKGEMSLVGPRPERAHYINKIHQQVPYYSYLLKVKPGLTSWGMVQFGYAENVEEMIKRMKYDLIYIENVSLALDFKIMVYTLRIIFMGEGR
- a CDS encoding Gfo/Idh/MocA family protein, translated to MLKIGVFGVGHLGKFHLNNWKEIKEVEVVGFYDPNDDAAQDVTEKYQIPRFLDVERLIDAVDVIDVIAPTQQHFGLAKQAIRKGKHVFLEKPMAHTMQEAQELVNLVQESRIKLQVGHVERFNPAFLAVKQMDLNPMFIEVHRLAQFNVRGTEVSVILDLMIHDIDIILSLVKSEVKQISASGVAVMTDTPDIANVRIEFNNGCVANLTSSRISMKKMRKMRVFQKDAYIGIDFLNKKSEIIKLKSPQDVDAFSFDLDTQYGKKTIAVVNPQVPEVNAIKRELESFRDAILNNTPTAVSEVDGYRAMDVAHQILQKIKNNNITV
- a CDS encoding murein L,D-transpeptidase catalytic domain family protein — its product is MQKPLIEIPGKRLCLFLLVGVVALQSAFTPALAGERTANGPYSVHSDTSAGASLTSHIFSIVSKLNVYDSLHLQEMGLSKKVFTMALKGMAKLVKTKHIKDNLLAIVDFSQPSINKRLYVIDLNTYQLLYNTYVAHGMKTGKDKAISFSNKMSSNKSSLGFYVTGMAYNGSNGYSLKLLGMEKGINDYAMKRGIVIHGADYVSEDLINSQGYIGRSWGCPAVAPEVSQPLIDLLKEGSCLFIYASNNAYQSKSSLVK
- a CDS encoding Panacea domain-containing protein produces the protein MSYPASLIAFAFVKKGIDEGKFVTQMKLQKLVYFAQGVHLAKYHTPLITETFQAWMYGPVIPEIYQNFKLYGSRPITDTIEFTPSPSFTPPLKLNAQALDTINYAWEVLKDFSAMSLSNWTHQPDGPWSKVYVPEVKDTPISNTDIKQYFEKLLIRA
- a CDS encoding LytR/AlgR family response regulator transcription factor, whose translation is MKVNCLIIDDEPWALDLLEDFIQKVPYLNLVARCEGPVAAFPYFEKEEIDLVLLDIRMPDLSGTQFLKTLNKKPAVIFVTAHNEFAVEGFELDAIDYLLKPVPFDRFMAAVNKAYEYISYRKAKSVLKKDDFLFIKTSHKIQKIFYSDILYLEGLKDYTKIHLVDSKKPFVTLQSLKYFENRLPHDEFIRIHRSYIISLRKVDTVSRKAVLLGETELPCSEHYRNVLYSIIGEKL
- a CDS encoding sensor histidine kinase yields the protein MTKDKIRAALASLLGFKPVKTVKLKLLVVSVHVLLWGLFLIVPLFIYRIRIPDASFYYREIINKSFLIGLFYLNFYYLLPRLFRDRKIVPYVLNLLAALAILCIQQLSLEIYVLKTLAKRFPQFERMSSRPVMAKATRLPGFQFGTGTNVNGAVQVNMPGTDEEVPPPFVHEPYPRMLYMIALKDALSSGIVILLLSGTIKLAHSLFISEKQKKILENERLNAELNFLKLQINPHFLFNTLNSIYSQAHFRSEQTEHSILKFSRIMRYVLYDSATEKICLSQDLEYISNYIDLQQLRLSKNITVQYNVTGGVAGLSIAPLLLITFIENAFKHGISYTAPSEIKIAIAVTGKELSLTVGNAINRLNREATGGVGLINAHRRLDVLYPNRHHLDVMETDHLYIVNLKIELDHES
- a CDS encoding DUF4907 domain-containing protein, with translation MLLQRTISKHQIFVLLAALVIAAGSTFYILVKKKPAPPAHTLHYSTFHTGHGWGYDILVDTHIVIHQPMQPGKSGYDGYPTESAAQAEAQNVIESIKSGTHPFFGQKQTQRPGVSSAQPK
- a CDS encoding Kelch repeat-containing protein translates to MKNVLVYSLALVIATAPLLINTACNKSSSSSSDLVGNWAISDYFDGPARSEAVLFQIADTVFVGTGLSDTKRFQDFWKYSLDKRYWTKIKDFPGGVRSSAVAFALGKKGYVGLGYDLNAVYTGDFWQYSVDSNGWAPRNPFGGTARVDATAFVAGGNAYVACGYDDNYLKDVWQYNQAADSWTQKAGISGAKRKDAQTFTIDGKVYLISGNNNGTAQNDMQVYDPAGDTWTQLKKLTNVSDQSYDDKYTSIIRYNGVGFVMNGKGYLATGENGSLNSHTWEYDPAADQWTEKTAFEGTARTGALGFALANGTRGFVMAGRSGTAPFDNMYEWQPTISVITTDN
- a CDS encoding DUF4270 family protein, with amino-acid sequence MRIHKRVPFILTYCFLFTSLLSSCYKKDVQVGDELAESHTRIITIDTVSVLLSDYVLDSFTTNNNNFALIGNFFDTYTGKTVAGTVIQPGLPTISEDVATLMPKSAVFDSLVLYMRPSGYYYGDTTKPFAIQVNELADQPQYSTLTYTFNTTNVSLKPDPALATFSQVIRPTPRDTVRIVFPKAIGQAWYDMIRNKDTRFASETNFLDFFKGIYIQPANNTGAAVYGFNLADSSVRLRMHFHQTLPAKTDKFLDFIITRTGNQYNRIITDRTGTMLEPVTKGQHDFYPTVANPFAITQGGTGVYLKARFPSLRDILKVDDVVRLMDARLILKPVKGTYTYFGNSLPKTLYPVTTDATNNTGSALLDTTGQGIQLRAPSIDFIYGASTNYTFNITSYINSLLNTPGSQENGLFIIQDLAPVAKEINRGVIGSRQNTLYETQLILNILTID